A region from the Francisella orientalis FNO12 genome encodes:
- a CDS encoding ParB/RepB/Spo0J family partition protein has translation MVKKVSLMNRKTNPKIHDAVAQEKKDILRAMQLQELSDQASKVGQLFELPLNLVKPDANQPRKTFNNIDSLAESIRENGIIQPIIVTAKKDDGVHHIIAGERRYLASQKAGLTTIPCIVRQEESDASIILLQLLENDQRENVSPFEESDALRDLIENKNVKKSDIAKVLGRDNSWISMRLKIADAEDNIRELSNKGIIEDVRTLYELKKFAEEIPEGAQQFIQKVLENKISGSYRSAITRYRDNWKRKAEILDSEKINVININNISKDGNLLIIKGARGDSKNHSYTFEITEEFKKILFDALIS, from the coding sequence ATGGTTAAGAAAGTTTCTTTAATGAACCGTAAAACTAATCCTAAAATTCATGATGCAGTAGCCCAAGAAAAAAAAGATATTCTTAGAGCTATGCAATTACAGGAGCTTAGTGATCAAGCAAGCAAAGTAGGTCAACTTTTTGAATTGCCTTTGAATCTTGTTAAACCTGATGCTAATCAGCCAAGAAAGACATTTAATAATATTGATTCTCTTGCGGAAAGTATTCGAGAAAATGGTATTATTCAGCCAATTATTGTTACTGCTAAAAAAGATGATGGAGTACATCATATAATTGCTGGAGAAAGAAGGTATTTAGCAAGTCAAAAAGCAGGTTTGACAACTATACCGTGTATTGTAAGACAAGAAGAGTCTGATGCTAGTATTATTTTATTACAGCTTTTAGAAAATGATCAAAGAGAGAATGTATCACCGTTTGAAGAGTCTGATGCATTAAGAGATTTGATTGAAAATAAGAATGTTAAAAAGTCTGATATAGCCAAAGTCCTAGGTCGGGATAATAGTTGGATATCGATGCGTCTAAAAATAGCAGATGCTGAAGATAACATTCGTGAATTATCAAATAAAGGCATTATTGAAGATGTAAGAACTTTATATGAACTTAAAAAGTTCGCAGAAGAGATACCCGAAGGTGCTCAACAGTTTATTCAAAAAGTTTTAGAAAATAAAATATCAGGATCATATCGTAGTGCTATCACTAGATATAGAGATAACTGGAAGCGTAAAGCTGAGATATTAGATAGTGAAAAGATTAATGTGATTAATATCAATAATATTTCTAAAGATGGTAATCTTCTGATAATAAAGGGTGCCAGAGGGGATTCAAAGAATCATAGCTATACTTTTGAGATAACAGAAGAATTTAAAAAAATATTATTTGATGCATTAATAAGTTAA
- the lpnA gene encoding outer member lipoprotein TUL4/LpnA has protein sequence MKKIIKLSLLSLSITGLASCSTVSGDKPTAQDQAPQASDATAVQASASTAPTAKIKLKKTNQDDIKATIYTTYNNNPQGSVRLQWQAPEGSKCHDTSFPITKYAEKNDKTWATVEIKQGNKYCSGKWIANVLFDKQVIASDSITV, from the coding sequence ATGAAAAAAATAATTAAACTTAGTCTTTTATCGTTGTCTATTACAGGTCTTGCTAGTTGTTCTACAGTATCAGGTGATAAGCCTACTGCTCAAGATCAAGCACCACAAGCTTCAGATGCAACAGCTGTTCAAGCTTCTGCGAGCACAGCGCCTACGGCTAAGATCAAGCTAAAGAAAACTAACCAAGATGATATCAAAGCTACTATCTATACTACTTATAATAACAACCCTCAAGGAAGTGTAAGATTGCAGTGGCAAGCTCCAGAAGGATCTAAGTGCCATGATACTAGTTTCCCTATCACTAAGTATGCTGAGAAGAATGATAAAACTTGGGCTACTGTGGAAATTAAACAGGGTAATAAGTATTGTAGTGGTAAATGGATAGCAAACGTTCTTTTTGATAAGCAAGTAATTGCTTCTGATTCAATCACTGTATAG
- a CDS encoding Mth938-like domain-containing protein: MMTLQEEKIQAPVFFKEYIDGRIILNIGEYNHPLILSSTEVLEYQDKISDINSINQGHLDLVLSTSPEIIIIGTGKRQLLPPIEIINKLAKAGRSVDFMASDTACKTYNLLVNENRSVSCIII; encoded by the coding sequence ATGATGACTTTACAAGAAGAAAAAATTCAAGCACCTGTTTTTTTTAAAGAATATATTGATGGGCGAATTATCCTCAATATTGGTGAGTATAATCATCCTTTGATTCTATCTTCTACAGAGGTGTTAGAATATCAAGATAAAATTAGTGATATTAACAGCATTAATCAAGGTCATCTTGATCTTGTGTTATCAACAAGTCCAGAGATCATCATTATTGGTACAGGGAAGAGGCAATTATTACCTCCAATAGAGATAATTAATAAGCTAGCAAAGGCTGGTAGAAGTGTTGATTTTATGGCAAGTGATACTGCTTGTAAGACATATAATTTACTTGTTAATGAAAATCGTAGTGTCAGTTGCATAATTATTTGA
- a CDS encoding M3 family metallopeptidase — MNSILEESNLPKLAEFKTDEVKPAIDYLFEQAENQLQKALQEQNSSWQTILSLEEDDEKISQAFSTIAHMNAVCNSKELRESYEYSVTKLTEYYTKLGQNKDLYNLYKQIQNHDLNSEQTQAIKKAIVGFEQSGVNLDESKRKRLQEISQELVQLTTKFENNVLDATMDWLYTTNDEKELKGLSQNTIESAINKAKQKNISEKYALGIDIPTYLAVLQQADNRKLREKFYKAYCTRASKEADNKNFNNNDNIEKILKLRAEKSQILGFDNYAENSLFTKMAESPNQVLELLNNLLEKSLPQAKKELNELRRFAEDAGLVDALQPWDTAYYSEKLKKAKFDFTEEELREYFPLERVLEGLFNILNKIYNLEITENTNYTKYVAEQQTFDFFKDSKYIGSIICDFFARDNKRGGAWMDGSRTAFIKLDGLVQKPVAYVNCNFLPPSKDGANLTHSDVVTLFHEFGHALHHILSRVTIASISGTNGVEWDAVELPSQFMENFCWCEEGLALISGSRDGKALSNKQINKLVGTRHFQSALMMVRQLEFGIFDMNIHYKKLTTATEVQNELDSIREKVSLLKTPSYNRFQNGFSHIFAGGYAAGYYSYKWAEILSSDVFSRFENEGILSNEVGNNLLENIISKGSSRNAMDNFVAFMRRKPNEEALLRHSGIN; from the coding sequence ATGAATTCAATACTAGAAGAATCTAATTTACCTAAACTTGCTGAGTTTAAAACTGATGAAGTCAAGCCAGCAATAGACTATCTTTTTGAGCAAGCTGAAAACCAACTTCAAAAAGCACTGCAAGAGCAAAATTCTAGCTGGCAAACTATATTATCACTAGAAGAAGACGATGAGAAAATTAGTCAGGCATTTTCTACAATTGCGCATATGAATGCTGTTTGTAATTCTAAAGAATTACGCGAAAGCTACGAATACTCTGTAACCAAACTTACAGAGTACTATACCAAGCTTGGACAAAATAAAGATTTATACAATTTATATAAACAAATCCAAAATCACGATCTTAATTCCGAGCAAACACAAGCTATAAAAAAAGCTATTGTCGGATTTGAGCAATCAGGCGTAAATCTTGACGAATCAAAAAGAAAAAGATTGCAGGAGATCTCGCAAGAGTTAGTCCAGCTAACTACAAAATTTGAAAATAATGTCTTAGATGCTACTATGGACTGGCTCTACACCACAAATGATGAGAAAGAGCTAAAAGGTCTATCTCAAAATACTATTGAATCAGCAATAAATAAAGCTAAACAAAAAAATATTTCTGAAAAATATGCATTAGGAATAGATATTCCAACATACCTAGCAGTATTACAGCAAGCTGACAATCGTAAACTACGTGAGAAATTCTATAAAGCATATTGTACTAGAGCATCAAAAGAAGCAGATAACAAAAACTTCAATAATAATGACAATATTGAAAAAATTCTAAAACTGCGTGCTGAAAAATCGCAAATACTTGGTTTTGATAATTATGCAGAGAACTCTCTATTTACTAAAATGGCTGAATCTCCAAACCAAGTACTTGAGCTACTTAATAATCTTCTTGAAAAATCATTACCTCAAGCAAAGAAAGAACTTAATGAACTACGTAGATTTGCTGAAGATGCGGGACTAGTAGATGCTCTTCAACCATGGGATACAGCATATTATTCTGAAAAACTCAAAAAAGCTAAATTTGACTTCACAGAAGAAGAGCTTAGAGAATATTTCCCATTAGAGAGAGTTTTGGAAGGACTATTCAATATACTTAATAAAATCTATAATTTAGAAATCACAGAAAATACAAACTATACAAAATATGTTGCGGAGCAACAAACTTTCGATTTTTTCAAAGATAGCAAATATATTGGCAGTATAATTTGTGATTTTTTTGCTCGTGATAATAAGCGTGGTGGCGCATGGATGGATGGTTCACGTACAGCATTTATCAAATTAGATGGCTTAGTTCAAAAACCAGTCGCTTATGTTAATTGCAATTTCTTACCACCGTCTAAAGATGGTGCGAACTTAACTCATAGTGATGTCGTAACATTATTTCACGAGTTTGGTCATGCTCTTCACCATATCTTATCACGTGTAACTATTGCTTCAATTTCTGGAACTAACGGAGTTGAATGGGATGCTGTGGAATTACCCAGCCAATTCATGGAGAATTTCTGCTGGTGTGAAGAAGGACTAGCACTTATATCTGGATCACGCGATGGTAAAGCCCTTAGTAATAAACAAATTAATAAACTTGTAGGCACTAGACATTTTCAATCTGCATTGATGATGGTTAGACAACTTGAGTTTGGTATATTTGATATGAATATCCACTATAAGAAATTAACTACCGCGACTGAAGTCCAAAATGAGCTAGATAGTATCAGAGAAAAAGTAAGCTTGCTTAAAACTCCTAGCTACAATAGATTCCAAAATGGATTTTCGCATATTTTTGCTGGTGGTTATGCTGCTGGATACTATAGCTACAAATGGGCTGAAATACTTTCTTCAGATGTGTTTTCACGTTTTGAAAATGAAGGAATCCTTAGTAATGAAGTTGGTAATAACTTGTTAGAAAACATAATTTCAAAGGGTTCTTCACGTAATGCTATGGATAACTTTGTAGCATTTATGAGGCGTAAACCAAATGAAGAAGCCTTGCTTCGACATAGTGGAATTAATTAA
- the purE gene encoding 5-(carboxyamino)imidazole ribonucleotide mutase codes for MSINVGVIMGSKSDWSTMKECCDILENLGISYECEVVSAHRTPDKMFDYAETAKSRGLKVIIAGAGGAAHLPGMVAAKTDLPVLGVPLKSSTLSGKDSLLSIVQMPTGIPVATFAIGVAGAKNAALFAASILQHVDSKVGQALTKFRVDQTQSVLDNPNPREQ; via the coding sequence ATGAGTATAAATGTTGGTGTAATCATGGGCTCTAAGTCTGATTGGAGTACAATGAAAGAGTGTTGTGATATTTTAGAAAATCTAGGTATCAGTTATGAGTGTGAGGTTGTTTCAGCTCATAGAACTCCTGACAAAATGTTCGATTATGCTGAGACAGCTAAGTCTAGAGGCCTAAAAGTAATAATTGCAGGTGCTGGTGGTGCGGCCCATCTGCCAGGGATGGTTGCTGCTAAAACAGATCTGCCAGTGCTAGGTGTACCCTTGAAATCTAGCACGTTAAGTGGAAAAGATAGTTTACTATCAATCGTGCAGATGCCAACAGGTATTCCGGTTGCTACTTTTGCTATTGGTGTAGCAGGGGCAAAAAATGCCGCTCTTTTTGCTGCAAGTATTTTGCAACATGTAGATTCAAAAGTTGGTCAAGCGTTAACTAAGTTTAGAGTAGATCAAACTCAATCAGTTCTAGATAATCCTAACCCTAGGGAGCAATAG
- a CDS encoding ParA family protein: protein MNQKCAKVVSLLQQKGGSGKTTTAINIACGLKEQGYKVAIVDMDKDKPDAYMWMTKKSDASDFVYNLDEKNVREKVMELKQNLDFVVIDTPPNFQTAALKSALLSDLVVIPCSPSGMDLSGLIEAKDLALTAEKPYKFFANRVQMQSNMAKSLLEFFEEDGNFFEAYVSQSVKFIEAEAEGVYVGDYAKQSKVHIQVKKLAREIIEFFGEEK from the coding sequence ATGAATCAAAAATGTGCAAAAGTTGTGTCTTTGTTGCAACAAAAAGGTGGCTCAGGAAAAACAACAACAGCAATTAATATTGCGTGTGGCCTAAAAGAGCAAGGCTACAAAGTTGCTATAGTTGATATGGATAAAGATAAACCAGATGCATACATGTGGATGACAAAAAAAAGTGATGCTAGTGATTTTGTTTATAACCTTGACGAGAAAAATGTAAGAGAAAAAGTTATGGAATTAAAACAGAATTTAGATTTTGTTGTTATTGATACGCCACCTAATTTTCAAACAGCGGCTTTGAAGTCAGCACTGCTATCTGACTTAGTAGTTATACCGTGTTCTCCAAGTGGTATGGATTTGTCAGGTTTGATAGAAGCTAAAGATTTGGCTTTAACAGCTGAGAAGCCATACAAGTTTTTTGCCAATAGAGTGCAAATGCAATCAAATATGGCAAAGAGCTTACTAGAATTTTTTGAAGAAGATGGAAATTTCTTTGAAGCTTATGTCTCTCAAAGTGTTAAGTTCATTGAGGCTGAAGCTGAAGGAGTATATGTTGGTGATTATGCGAAACAAAGCAAAGTACATATTCAGGTTAAAAAACTCGCTAGAGAAATAATTGAGTTTTTTGGAGAAGAAAAATAA
- a CDS encoding YraN family protein, which yields MKTIEIGNKAEEQASKFLRTKNLQILAQNFKALPYGEIDIIALDQNTLVFIEVKFRSKTKFAKAEEMLTYSKQQKLINAANIFLQLNPKFENYECRFDLIAINKEDINWIKNAFILN from the coding sequence ATGAAAACAATTGAAATAGGTAATAAAGCTGAAGAGCAAGCCTCTAAATTTTTACGAACTAAAAACTTACAAATTCTAGCTCAAAATTTTAAAGCCTTACCTTATGGTGAGATCGATATAATTGCACTTGATCAGAACACTCTTGTATTTATTGAAGTAAAATTTCGTAGCAAAACAAAATTCGCTAAAGCTGAAGAAATGCTAACTTACAGTAAACAGCAAAAACTTATTAATGCAGCAAATATTTTCTTACAACTGAATCCTAAGTTTGAAAACTACGAATGTCGATTCGATTTAATAGCAATTAACAAAGAAGATATTAACTGGATAAAGAATGCTTTTATCTTAAACTAA
- a CDS encoding glutamine amidotransferase-related protein, producing MKIAILQTDHIPEHRRGVAGGNYPEMFANLFFKLSVVVDFDIYDVTIQEYPENYDIYDGFIITGSKATAFDDLGWIIKLKAEIKRLYKHNRKIIGICFGHQILAQALGGRVERGPKGFAVGVRNVEVLIKKPWMNPFHNYLSLLFYHQDMIVELPKDAELISTIDYCKARMFCINNHILGIQAYHEMLKVHNHTLIKEYQDDIKNEFHHALESLRIRDNGLIIAH from the coding sequence ATGAAAATAGCAATATTACAAACAGACCATATTCCAGAGCATCGACGAGGGGTTGCAGGTGGTAATTACCCTGAGATGTTTGCTAATCTTTTTTTTAAATTGTCTGTGGTTGTTGATTTTGATATTTATGATGTAACTATCCAAGAATATCCAGAGAATTATGATATTTATGATGGTTTTATTATTACAGGTAGTAAGGCTACTGCTTTTGATGATCTTGGTTGGATTATTAAGTTAAAAGCTGAAATAAAGAGGCTTTACAAACATAATAGAAAGATTATAGGTATCTGTTTTGGACATCAAATTTTAGCTCAAGCCCTTGGTGGAAGAGTAGAGAGAGGTCCTAAGGGGTTTGCAGTAGGTGTACGTAATGTTGAGGTTTTAATAAAGAAACCATGGATGAATCCGTTTCATAACTATCTAAGTTTATTATTTTATCATCAAGATATGATAGTTGAGCTACCTAAGGATGCTGAACTTATAAGCACAATAGATTATTGTAAAGCTCGAATGTTTTGCATCAATAATCATATTTTAGGGATACAGGCTTATCATGAGATGCTAAAAGTACATAATCATACTCTTATAAAAGAATACCAAGATGATATAAAAAATGAATTTCATCATGCTTTAGAAAGTTTGAGAATTAGGGATAATGGTTTAATAATAGCCCACTAG
- the topA gene encoding type I DNA topoisomerase, whose translation MAKNLVIVESPAKTKTIKKYLGNDFNILASFGHVREIPSKDTSIDVNDDFKIKFTTSEKSKKHLDAIKKSAKNAENIYLATDPDREGEAISWHVQEVLKNARLLKDKNVYRVTFNEITKSAVTNAIENPKELSMDLVNAQKARQALDFLVGFNLSPLLWRKITSGLSAGRVQSPALRMIVEREIERENFIKQDYWSLTADVFKQKQIFANLIEFNKTKVEQFTFTAEKDADKAKSTIVKDANGFLIVEGITEKKTRRNPYPPFITSTLQQEASKKLGFTAQRTMSTAQKLYEGIDLGNGESVGLISYMRTDSTNLSNDALNDIRNIIESKFDNDMLPSKPRIFGKKSQNAQEAHEAIRVTAANRTPESIKQHLTSDEFKLYSLIYNRTIACQMKHATLNSASVDLITENTKHKFRVTGTVIVDAGFLKIYNVEKDEDEKDEDDEQTLPKFEKGEKIPLSDIIIKAHSTEPPPRYTEASLVKALEKHGIGRPSTYATIISTLQQRDYVEVDKRRFIPTDKGRIVNKFLTEYFKKYIEYSYTAGLEKELDGIANHKNNYLTVLNNFWKPFIERINKISEGISRKDVVQEELDEDCPECGSKLSSRLGKNGRFIGCTNYPTCKYTRRIDNDGKEIEKEEPTIVEGRKCPECESDLHIKQGRYGKFIGCSNYPTCKHMEPLEKPKDTGVLCPKCNKNHIVEKKSRKGKVFYACSGFPKCKNAYWYPPIKEECPKCKSPILLHKTTKKDGEQKACPNTECDYAVPWEENN comes from the coding sequence ATGGCAAAAAATTTAGTAATTGTAGAGTCACCAGCCAAAACGAAGACTATAAAAAAATATCTTGGTAACGATTTTAATATTTTAGCATCATTTGGACATGTTAGAGAAATACCTTCTAAAGATACCTCTATTGATGTAAATGATGACTTTAAAATCAAGTTTACAACAAGTGAAAAAAGCAAGAAACATTTAGATGCTATCAAAAAATCTGCAAAAAATGCCGAAAACATATATCTTGCTACCGACCCAGATAGGGAGGGAGAAGCCATATCTTGGCATGTACAAGAAGTACTCAAAAATGCGCGCTTACTAAAAGATAAAAATGTTTATCGTGTCACATTTAATGAGATTACAAAATCAGCAGTAACAAATGCCATAGAGAATCCAAAAGAACTTTCTATGGATTTAGTTAATGCTCAAAAAGCTCGGCAAGCATTAGACTTTCTAGTTGGTTTTAATTTATCGCCTTTGCTATGGCGCAAAATAACTAGTGGATTATCAGCAGGAAGAGTCCAAAGCCCCGCTTTGAGAATGATCGTTGAGCGTGAAATAGAGCGTGAAAACTTCATAAAACAAGACTATTGGAGTTTAACTGCTGATGTTTTTAAACAAAAACAAATATTTGCAAATTTAATAGAGTTTAATAAAACTAAAGTAGAACAATTTACTTTTACTGCTGAAAAAGATGCTGACAAAGCTAAATCTACCATTGTTAAAGATGCAAACGGATTTTTGATAGTTGAAGGAATTACAGAAAAGAAAACTAGAAGAAACCCCTATCCTCCTTTTATAACATCGACACTTCAACAAGAAGCTTCAAAGAAATTAGGCTTCACTGCCCAAAGAACAATGTCTACAGCTCAGAAACTTTATGAAGGTATTGATCTTGGTAATGGTGAATCTGTGGGTCTTATATCTTATATGAGAACAGACTCAACCAACCTATCCAATGATGCTCTAAATGACATAAGAAACATTATTGAGTCTAAATTTGATAATGACATGCTACCATCTAAGCCTAGAATTTTTGGCAAAAAGTCACAAAATGCTCAAGAAGCTCATGAAGCTATCCGTGTAACAGCTGCAAATAGAACTCCTGAATCAATCAAGCAACACTTAACTTCAGACGAGTTTAAACTGTATAGCCTAATATATAATAGAACTATTGCTTGCCAAATGAAGCATGCAACATTAAATAGCGCATCTGTTGATTTAATAACAGAAAACACAAAGCACAAATTCAGAGTTACAGGAACTGTCATTGTCGATGCAGGATTTTTAAAAATCTATAATGTTGAAAAAGATGAAGATGAAAAAGATGAAGATGATGAGCAAACTTTACCGAAGTTTGAAAAAGGTGAAAAAATACCATTAAGTGATATCATAATAAAGGCTCACTCAACTGAACCTCCCCCTCGTTACACCGAAGCATCTTTAGTTAAAGCTTTAGAAAAACATGGTATTGGCAGACCATCGACGTACGCCACTATCATTTCAACATTACAACAAAGAGACTATGTAGAGGTTGATAAACGTCGCTTCATACCTACAGACAAAGGTCGTATTGTAAATAAATTCTTAACCGAGTATTTTAAAAAATATATTGAGTATTCTTATACGGCAGGACTAGAAAAAGAACTTGATGGAATCGCCAATCATAAAAACAATTATTTAACCGTACTAAACAACTTTTGGAAACCTTTCATTGAAAGAATCAATAAAATCTCTGAAGGTATATCTCGTAAAGATGTAGTCCAAGAGGAACTTGATGAAGATTGCCCTGAATGTGGTAGTAAATTATCATCTCGCTTAGGTAAAAATGGTAGATTTATTGGTTGTACAAACTACCCTACCTGTAAATACACTCGTCGCATTGATAATGATGGTAAAGAAATAGAAAAAGAAGAACCTACTATTGTCGAAGGTAGAAAATGCCCAGAGTGCGAATCTGATCTACACATCAAGCAAGGACGTTATGGTAAGTTTATTGGCTGTTCTAATTACCCAACATGTAAACACATGGAACCTCTCGAAAAACCTAAAGATACCGGTGTATTATGCCCTAAGTGCAATAAAAATCACATTGTTGAGAAAAAATCTCGCAAAGGCAAAGTATTTTATGCTTGCTCAGGCTTCCCTAAATGTAAAAATGCTTACTGGTATCCACCAATAAAAGAAGAATGTCCAAAATGTAAATCCCCAATACTTTTACATAAAACAACTAAAAAAGATGGTGAACAAAAAGCATGTCCAAATACAGAATGTGATTACGCTGTACCTTGGGAAGAAAATAATTAA
- the lpnB gene encoding TUL4 family outer member lipoprotein LpnB: MKKILLLALITASLAGCSTYNSFVDKLYSSDDSIQVNPDDNLDNPDQEDLQDNSEDKPTATLNLNYQSESHEIEAKIITNWNGAPQGTIYLTWRAPKDTNCYSTSFPITKFKDAQDYTVDNQSVLSDDKVCDGTWTATVVNKSDNSELAKSTIEIK, translated from the coding sequence ATGAAAAAGATTTTACTATTAGCTTTAATAACTGCGAGTTTAGCTGGATGTAGTACATATAACTCATTTGTTGATAAGCTGTATAGTTCGGATGATTCAATACAAGTTAATCCTGATGATAATCTTGATAATCCTGATCAAGAAGATCTTCAAGATAACTCAGAAGATAAACCAACAGCCACTTTGAACTTGAACTATCAGTCGGAGTCTCATGAAATTGAGGCAAAGATAATAACAAATTGGAATGGTGCACCACAAGGCACTATTTATTTAACATGGAGAGCACCTAAAGATACTAACTGCTATAGTACATCTTTCCCTATTACAAAGTTTAAAGATGCTCAAGACTATACTGTAGACAATCAGAGTGTTCTTAGTGATGATAAGGTTTGTGATGGTACTTGGACTGCTACGGTTGTTAATAAATCTGATAATTCAGAACTAGCTAAGTCTACAATTGAGATTAAATAA
- a CDS encoding 5-(carboxyamino)imidazole ribonucleotide synthase produces the protein MKIGIIGAGQLARMLSIAGTPLGLEFHCLGKTGDCAEEVVKSVTDIDLEQVNDVVAWAKQFDVITFENENISHELIKAINHDVNVYPSAKAIAISQDRLLEKSFMQDHGIATAKFVNIDSLDKLKKAVQDYGLLAIVKTRRFGYDGKGQFVMKSQEDVSKAWGALKNASDGLIYEAFVDFDYEVSQICTVDIKGNIAFYPLAKNIHKQGIIVESEAPFENDVLQTKAQHVAKTLVKEFGYVGTLAIEFFVKGDELIVNEIAPRVHNSGHWSIDGSITSQFENHVRAIAGLILGDTTSRKTVMLNCIGGMPATKDLAALDKVKIHSYNKEPRKGRKVGHLNLNLNDETDEYQLLQAKKLITLSEEL, from the coding sequence ATGAAAATAGGTATTATTGGCGCAGGTCAACTTGCAAGGATGCTAAGTATAGCAGGTACGCCTTTAGGTTTAGAATTTCATTGTCTAGGCAAGACAGGAGATTGCGCCGAAGAGGTTGTAAAAAGTGTTACAGATATTGATTTAGAACAAGTTAATGATGTTGTTGCATGGGCAAAACAGTTTGATGTAATAACTTTTGAGAATGAAAATATATCTCACGAGCTTATTAAAGCAATTAATCATGATGTGAATGTATATCCATCTGCGAAAGCTATTGCTATCTCTCAAGATAGATTACTTGAGAAATCTTTTATGCAAGATCATGGTATAGCTACTGCTAAATTTGTAAATATTGATAGTCTAGACAAGCTTAAAAAAGCTGTACAAGATTATGGATTACTGGCTATAGTCAAAACACGTAGATTTGGCTATGATGGCAAAGGTCAGTTTGTGATGAAATCTCAAGAAGATGTATCAAAAGCTTGGGGTGCTCTTAAAAATGCTTCAGATGGTCTTATTTATGAAGCTTTTGTCGATTTTGATTATGAAGTTTCACAAATATGTACGGTGGATATTAAAGGAAATATAGCTTTTTATCCATTAGCTAAAAATATTCATAAACAAGGTATTATAGTTGAATCGGAAGCTCCTTTTGAAAATGATGTTTTACAAACCAAAGCTCAGCACGTTGCAAAAACTTTAGTTAAAGAGTTTGGCTATGTTGGCACACTTGCGATAGAGTTTTTTGTTAAGGGTGATGAGTTAATAGTTAATGAGATAGCTCCTAGAGTGCATAACAGTGGACACTGGAGTATTGATGGTTCAATTACCTCACAATTTGAAAATCATGTTAGAGCTATCGCTGGATTGATTTTGGGTGATACAACTAGTCGTAAGACGGTTATGCTAAATTGTATTGGTGGTATGCCAGCTACAAAAGATTTAGCAGCGCTTGATAAAGTTAAGATTCACAGCTATAACAAGGAGCCACGTAAGGGCAGAAAAGTAGGGCATCTAAATCTTAACCTTAATGATGAGACTGATGAATATCAATTACTACAGGCTAAAAAATTAATTACTCTTTCTGAGGAGCTTTAA
- the purN gene encoding phosphoribosylglycinamide formyltransferase: MSKLKIVVLGSTRGTNMQAIVDAIANKQIDAEISLVISNKQDSYILQRAKNQNIANKFIASKGLSREVYDKLLVEEIEKYNPDLILLIGFMRILSPVFIKAFERKILNIHPSLLPKHAGLIDLAVHQSVIDAGDSISGCTIHQVSEEVDGGDIVLQLKCDVTKDDIAESLKEKVQALESTAWIEVINNWKK; the protein is encoded by the coding sequence ATGTCTAAGCTTAAAATTGTTGTATTAGGTTCTACACGAGGGACTAATATGCAAGCTATAGTGGATGCTATAGCGAATAAGCAAATAGATGCTGAAATAAGTTTGGTTATTTCTAATAAGCAAGATTCCTATATTTTACAAAGAGCAAAAAATCAGAATATAGCTAATAAATTCATAGCTTCAAAAGGTCTATCAAGAGAGGTTTATGATAAGCTTCTTGTCGAAGAAATAGAGAAATACAATCCAGACCTAATCTTACTAATTGGTTTTATGCGTATTTTAAGTCCAGTATTTATAAAGGCTTTTGAGCGTAAAATTTTAAATATTCATCCATCGTTATTGCCAAAGCACGCAGGATTAATCGATTTGGCAGTGCATCAGTCAGTTATTGATGCTGGAGATAGTATATCGGGATGCACGATTCATCAAGTAAGTGAAGAGGTTGATGGTGGTGATATAGTCTTACAGTTAAAATGTGATGTAACAAAAGATGATATAGCAGAAAGCTTAAAAGAAAAAGTACAGGCACTAGAGAGTACAGCCTGGATTGAAGTTATTAATAATTGGAAGAAATAG